CATTCCACGACCCATGGTAGCTGCTATGAGCAGCCAGGCCATTTTCAATAACATTGGACTTTACAAGTCACATTGAGCATCAGAAGGGAAAAGTATATCTAATGTTAAAGAGGAAAAGGACAGAACCAAATAAAATAGATAGTAATCAGACATACCCATAACATCAGTATTTAAATGGCCTGATTCATGATATGCACCGTCATCAATGTGAGATGCCTTCCCAGTCTGAGTAACTTCTTCCTTAGATACTTCATAGGCAGAACATACAACAGCATTACAAGAAAGGGACGGATGGGCACCATTGTCAGGGTCTATCATCTGCATGCTACAACTGGTCTTCTCACCACTTTCAACAGATTCAACCTTGGCTGAAGCTATAACTTTTGAGCCACTATCAGCCCTTGCTATAGATTGAGACACCACGGCTTGACTATCCCCTTGAGGATCTTCCCGACTCATTTCCTCAGGCACAAAGTCCCCAGTTTGTCCATGATAAGGCTCAAATTCACCAGGTGGACCCTGATTTTCAATCACTTCAGCAATTGGTTCAACATCACCTAAACTATCACCTCTATGAACTGAGACATCAGTCCCATGGATTTCAGCCTCATGACTTGCACCCATGCCCACACTTCCCCCACTAATACCAAAACTAGGTCCATCTCTAGCATGTGCAGTCAGTATCTCCATGTTCAAAACTTCCCCACAAGCATTTGAACTGCTAACACCCGCCTCCCCTCCTGCCCTTTCTAAAAGTGGTTGGAAACAAGCACTTTGCTGTGCTTGATAGCTGCTATTTAGCTCTGATGCTTCGTTCAAATCAACAGAAGGGAAATTGACATCATTAGCATCTACAGGAAAATTTTCAACACTTTCCATTGATTCATCATCTGAACTGTGATAAACTGTATTCATTGCAATAATAGAAGATGCTTGAGCAGAATCTCTGGTAGACATAACACCAATGGCATGATCCCTTTCTGGGTTTGACTGGTTAGGGATATTTGCATCCAGTTCTGTTTGAACACCCAATGAATGGCTAGGTGCAACATCAGAAGAATTTCTTAATGGAAGCTGGAATGTTTCCAATAGATTAGTATGACGGGCACGCTTTGAAGGGCCAGCTGAATACAGTTGACTACCAATGACTTCATTATTATCACGGTCAGTCACAGTTTTTTCAACACTGTCTGCCTGTTGCACATTTAGGTGTGGCCTGTCAGCAGTGGCTCCACCATCATCCAACTTGCGTTTGCGTGCAGTGGGGACTTGTGATTCATAAGAAGCTGTCTGGTCTCCAACCTCACTTCCAGAAGGCCGCCCAATCATTAGATGTTTTCCTTCCCCAGCATCTTGCACATGACCTGAGGTTGATGTGAAGTTTATTGGTGAAGAGGATGGCCCACTAGCCATCCTAAGACTTATGTCTAAACTTTTATTTGATACAAGTTGTCTTTTATCGGATGTTGTAGCCTCATCACGGTCTCCAGTCCTCTCTTTTTCAACACCATCAGCAGCAGCCCATTCATTGATACCACTAGCTGCACTTATTCCTCGAGTTGATGCTATTTTCTTGCTTGTTTGGGGTGTATCAATCCCACAGGGTGTCAAATGAACTGGTCGTGGAGCTGTCAAGAAATCCCATACTCTAACTGTAGCCCCACATAAACTACAATCTAACAGTGGTGACCTAGACTCACAATTAAACTCTGAACCCAGTACATCATTGTCCCCAGTATCTTTCCTTGAAGAAGTTGAAAACTCCCTCTTGCTTGGAGCAGGATCAGCTGCAGAGCCTTTGGCTGGATCAGAGCTATACCCATTTTTTGCAGATTCAGCCGATTGTTCTTCACAGTCAAGCACATTAGGAAGCCACCGTGGCTCCCATCCACAAAGACTTATTAGCTTTTGAGCCTATTGAAGtggaaaattaataaaaggattcataaataaacaaaattgaacAAATTGGCATAAAATATACTCCAACACATaatcaagagaaaacaacatatcttaaaaatatcttaCATAAGAATATGGATGACAGGCCTGTTCTCCAGTTATGCCTGTTCCAGAAGCATTTTCTGCTCTGCAGCCCAATTCTCCAGCTGTCTGAATTTGCAATTGAGCAAGTAAATGATCAATTTGAGGGCTGTGTGTAACCCGCATAAGCTCAATTGCAGATGAAGATACGATTGGGAGAGAATAAAACTGCAAGAGTCCATCACACCTATCCTTAAAACCACCAATTAGAGCTGAAGGTGAAGTAGGAGGAAACTGCACCAAGCTTTCAGGACAGCTATTGCCTCTCCAAGGACAGGTGACTTTGTGGCCTATATCAAGCTGTTCAGAAAACTCTTCACTGGAGCCATCAGCTTCATCAAATAAATGAGAAACAATAAGCAAGGCCCAGAAAGAAGCATTGAATTAAGTAGTACAAAAGGGCTTGTCTTTGAATTATCCAGAAGATTAAAACATAAAGAAGTAAgagattttatattgaaattgagtATTGAATATTGAATATTAACTACAATTGACACCACAAAAGGTACAGACTACACATTGCAAATATCATCTACATCATActcttaaaacaaaaatggtaaaataacAATCTCTAATACAATTTATCTAGTGGAAGTTCCAATGTCCAACAAACTTCCATATAACCATGTAAACCCTAGAAGTCTTAGAATCTGAGCTTGGAGCCTCATTCCATCCcacaaaaaaatcaaattgaaaaccTAGGATTGTCCAAGCTTCACCACGTATCCAGTCACCTGTTTTCTCACTCATTAAGAGAGAGGTACAAAACAAATCACATTCACCGTTTGTTCAAAAGCACCAGATGAAATTTTTTGGGCTTTAGGATTTAGGGTCACTGGTATTGTATTGAAAAGAGAACCCTTTATTATGTGTCTCTATGGCAAATTAACTTTCAGAAGAGGTACGCCACACTTTAGCCCACAACCAGAAAAATGTCACTGGTATTGTATTGAAAAGAGAACCCTTTATTATGTGTCTCTATGGCAAATTAACTTTCAGAAGAGGTACGCCACACTTTAGCCCACAACCAAAAAAATGCACTGCGATTAGTTCCCGAAATCACCCCACCCAAGACACAAAATAAGCATACATAAATTGCATCACATTTCCTACAAAATTTACCAAAACACTTAACCTCTGGGGAAACCCAGGAAAAACACATCCAATAATCTACATTATCGAAGTATACACATTCTGAGCAGACCTTTGAGTTGGAAATCTAGCAGAATCAACAATCCCATCCCCCACCATTAAAaagcaaaaccaaaaaaaagaaatccattACAATTATAGATTCACCTTCAAAAGATGAAGCTGAAGGCACGGCAAAATCTAATTGAGCACGACATATCTCACACTCAATCCTAGCAACACCCACATTCACCCAACCTCTCTTCGCACAAGCCAACGACCCAGCAACCTGCAAAATGACAACAACAGACATCAGTTCAATTGTCCCCTCCCGGTCCCCAATTATCTCAACCGAATCGTTTCCATCACAAGTCAATCGTATCAAAGCCAACCTTGGGCAATTTCCCGGCGAGCTTAAACGTCGAAAGGCGGCGCAGCAAATCGCCGCGCTCCCATGGCCGGCAGGAGGGAACCGAAGAGCCTTGCAGCACCGAATCGACAACCTCGCGCGAATCCGCACTTGATCTGTGGCGGCGACGAACATCTCCGTTGGCCGGAAACGCCGGCGACGAGGCCCCCGCAGAACTAGAGGAAGACAGAAAAAGGAATATCAGCGAAAATTGAAAGGAAAGGACAAAACCCTAGAATACGAAGAGTGAGAAATGGAGCTACGGTATGAAATAATTAtgcaaatgaaaggcaaaggTAGAGTGAGAAACCCTAGAGAGAGACCTTGCTGCAGGTGTGGGAGGAGAAGAAGGTGGTTTCGGAAGAGAGAGATTGCGATTGGCAGAGCTTACGCCATCTTCGTTCatctttcaatttcatgtattttcttctctctctttctctcgtTTTGTGTTGTGCTTCTGACTTTCCTTTGGGTTTGGAGTCACGCTATTAACGTGACAAATAAATTCCTTTCCCTCACCATTTCTTTTTGTGGTTGATTGGGTTATGTGATAGATCCATTCTCAACAACTTATTCcttctcttccattttcttattagtaaaaataacaaaaatatattttttccattttttttcatcattggtcaataaatcaagtaaaaagatatattattttttaaaaaaaaataagtgaccTTTAATGTGCTTGCACggtttatttagaaaataaagtatatgtTCGGAGTATAGAATAAAGGTCAATGAATGAGTTGTCCAAGATTTGAATATCGTCATGAATTTCGAGTGTTAGATTGAATTGATCGTCTAAATCATTCGAAAGGTACCTGTAAAAGATACTTTGATGTCAAAATCATGTTGGCAGTTAAGAATTAATGACGTAGTAAATACATATCACCTACCTCATTGTCTCaaacctctatttatagattttgggGTGGACTCTAAGTTAACATTGGCATAATCACGACCCAATTATGGGTAATCATACTTTATCTCTAAGTTTATCAAAATTAAGGTTAATGTGTTGACTCATGACTGATTGGTTTTCTTGGTGGTTAGTCAGGTTCACTAGTGGCTCACTTGGTGGTCCAAACTATGGTTGATCGTTCGATTTGTGGATGATCAGATAGTCATACAATACACATGCCCCTCAAGCTTGAGCCCAAAATGATTGACGAAAGGGTTTGAAGTTGGTCACTTAGCTATCGTTGTCCATGTAATTTAGGTGTGGCTTAATGATGAGGGGTTTTGATCATTAAGAAGATAATTACTTCAACAGAGGTCGCACAGTTAGAGCAGGTGGTTAAGACCTTCAGCTAATCGTTTAGGGAACATGAAGGACACCTCGATCGTTTTGTTTACTAGCCAACTACCTTTGGAAGTGTTTGAAAATGTTACCATGCAGTGCATAAGGCTTTGAATCGTACGCCGTCAAAATACACAGAGTCGGGGTGCTCAAGCCATTGGATGTAACTTAATCTGATGGTTGAGGATGATTGACAAGGGAGGCTCATGCGACTATAAATAGGGATAggctttttttgttattttcccCTTTAATCTTTTGTTATTCGTTCATACTGATTTTTCAACATACATAGTTAATAATATTGATGGTTCATTTGTCTTCATTTGAGGAGTCTTCGAGGAGGAGTGGTCGGGGTACGCGGATGATGCCTCTTCTTCGTTGGTGTCATTACTCATTGCCTCTCCCATTTTATGATCAACTGAGTGGAGCATGGGTTCAGTCAGCAGTGTAACTGCCACTATAGATACACAAAATAAAGTCGATAACTACAATAGTATTGAAGTTGATGTTGATTTGGATATCAACACTACTAACAAGGGGGATGAGGCCGCTCGTTCTCTCTTAGTCGTCCTAGGTTATAATTGGATATCTCGTGATGTAGAGGAATACGTAACCTATTTTTTGTTGGGGATAGGAGTCAATGGATTGGGTCGGCCAGACATACCTTGTTGAGGCTTATCGAAGCGCCAAGATGTTCAACTTTCCCAAAACTCATGCAAGCTTTCTCTGCTAAGCTGCTTGATcccaaaaatatcttttctGATGGTCGTGGTCCTAAATGCAGGGAAGAATTTCTCCAAAAACAATATCTTAAGGTCATCCCGACTAGTGATGGACCTCGGTGCAAGATAGTACAACCAGTCCTTTGTCAGTCCATCCAATGAATGTGGAAATACCTTCAAGAAAATGTGATCTTCGGGGACAACTGGATGTTTCATTGTGGAATAGACTATATGAAAATCCTTCAGATGTTTATGTGGGCACTCACCTGCAAGACCATTGAACTTGAGCAACAAATGTATTAGCTTAGTTTTGAGAACATATGGAACATCcacatcaggatattggatgcacaagctttcatAAGTGAAATCAGGTGCAATCATCTCCCTAAGAGTCCTCTCATGAGGTAAAGGTTgagccatattgttctcagtgtaaaaacaaacaaaagtatAATGAGATACAATATGCACAGAAGGAGAAGAATGCTCATAATTATTCAAACTAATGTTATTTAATGGTATAGATTCTAAAGATAAATTcatagaatgcctaactaatcTATGGAAGGTCTTATCTATTTCAGGATCAAAGGGTTGTAGAAGTCTCGGATTGCCTCTAGTTATGCACTATGTTAACACATATCATGCAAATTCAACATAAGCATGCATAGAGGTTAACACTAGAGGTATAGTCAAACAATATCCAAATTAGTTGAAAATTTGTGAGCAACACTCTAAATTTCAAAGCAAAATTCAAAAGATAATTATATCAACCACTAAAAGAAAGTttgcaaaaacataaaaaataaaaaagaaataccaaatgaccttttttttttaaatctgattTTTGCCAAATGATGAAATGGTTTGGGTTCAATAGATCTTGTTTTTTTACCCAAAAAAGCATATATGATAATAGCAATTTTAATGCTCGAATCAAAAGTTATGGCAGTTTTAAGTTTTCATAAATCTAGGTCTAAGAAATTTGATATCTTAGAATGGGGACTACTATAGGTGCTTCTGggatttttctattaaaataggGACTAAAAGAAGTGCACACACAAAATTTCAAGCAAAAATAACACTTCTAGCTACCAAAACAGAAAATGTCAATTAATTAGGAAAACCACATACTATTTAGGACACTATTCATAGCGTGCACGACTCTTCCATTGCATTTTATTGTCAATACATGCCAAATAGCTTGAATTTTCCAATTCTAACTTAATTCGACATGAACAACACAAACAACATAACACGAAACAGAACACACACTCTCAATAGAACACAGATTAACACGAAACAAAACCTTAGACAAAAATTGTTGGTTCCCGACAACGACCCCAAATTTGATATCAAGGTTGttctcaaacaaataaaatgtaCAAATTAAGTGCAAcatactaggaagtgactcctaggtcgtctcttaagGACTAATTTTCTTTCTGTTAAAGGATCAAACATGTAGTGGGGttttttttgagtagatttaCGATTTGAAATTGATAGAGCAAATAATGTAGattaaatactaattaaagACGGGTTGGCCACTAGTTTGATTACAATGCCTCAAATCCCTTATTAACAATAATTCATCCGCTCCTCTCACCCCTAATCTAACACGAATTAATCAACTAAGTGGAGACTAAAACGATTTTCAAAACAACGAATTAAGCAAATGCAATGCACATATATAATCACTTATGCGCCACCACAAATTAAGCAACTACAATGTTTAATCAATTAAGCAAAGATTAAATGAATACAAATTAAACACTAATCATGAACCAATTTCAAATGCACAAAACAAATTACATATGATGCAAGGAGAAAAGAGCAAAATCACAATGATAAAGTaataatctcaaggaaacaatgcaatCTCCCTAGTTATCAACGTAGCAAAGTTAGGCTTCCattaaaaagaaatgcaaaacagaGAAGAACAAAAAGTGTAATTCGTTCATTGATTAAGTTTTGGAAAATATAaagcaaaaacacaacaaaatgaaagggaaaatgaaagagagaaaacgaaAACCTAGTGACCATCTTCtttgttaagacaaaattgtcTACGCGCATAAacgctctcatgttttgaagtttaataaaaaaacattaaaactggataataataagaaaacaacTTAGGGTGAAAACACAAGACATAAAGCCTAAATCCCAAATACACAAAACCTATAACAAAAATCCCTAACATAGAAAAaacttaggaaaacacttaggttcttaggaaataaaaaaacatttaggTCAAAACACCTAGGCGCATGGATAAACGATGTTTTGTCTAAAGCGTATAAGAAAGTTGAAGTTAAATGTTTGATGCTTATCATACCTGAAAAAGGCATTCAATATAAATCTCGATAACAAAACAAGTCGAGATAATGTCTCTCACAAAACACTTTAAAAgactttaattattaaaatataaaaagaaaactaagacAAGCTAAATGTTATCTGTCTAAAAAAAGGTAAAACCAAAAGAAGCATTTACCTGATTAAACGATACCATGAGCTTAACCAGTACCTCCTTTAACGATGAAGTATCTATACTTTGCTTGGTATCTTTAGAGAAAAGAACTCAAATTGTAAAATGCTACCTAATGATAGAAAAtcaaaaagcactttgttgttctgagcaagtattaaatgacattaaatgcttaacattaaaaaacaacaaaagtgataagaaaataCGTATATGTTGTATGCACAAATTACTCTACTCTTGCAGATAAGTTATTCTACATGCATCCTCATAGctacaaatcaaatatcaaaaagtGGATGTTAGAGACAAAGGAGATATTCACAAATTTTTCTTTACTTGAAGTCATATACCTAAAAAGATCGTACAACCTACTTTAAGCAAAGTTCTGAAAAGGCATGTCTGCTCTGACAAATTGACTTACCTAACATTGTTGTatgaagaagaaatagaaagcATGAGTATCAAGGCTACAAACTCAGCCTAATAGATATGTATCCATGAAGCCTTTAAACATAATAACTCTTAAAAGGAAAATCAAGAGGATAgtaaaccagtataaaataaCTGTGCATTTATCTCTTCTCTTACCTAAACACTTATCTTATAAAAACTTCCAGTTGtgcttttattttcaaatacaaGAACTCTCCAAGCTAAACGATTACTCTTCAGCTAAGGaagttcttataaaattttacagtATGCATTGTGTATAACACATCAAAAGCAATTATCGTTTACAACTTTTATTAGGTTAAGCATATAAGCTTTTATAAGATATAATCAAAGCTCGACTACGTGCTATATCAGAAGGGTTGTGAAACGAAGTTTTCCATAAACAGTATTTAACTTCCCCCCTCCccctttctagtgtttttcaggtacttcaATAATGTGGTTGTGTCGTGTGAAGTTGAAAAAGGTGTTGTTTGCTATGTTTTCTTATTGTACGTCGTTAATCCGCTGTTGGACCTTTCCTCTTGTGAAAGGGTAGAAAATTAGATCTCTTCGTCTTTAAGAGGTGGTGGAAGAAATGAGTTTGCTCGTCCTTGGTGGTAGAAGGGACTGAGATTTGAGTGTTGCCATTTTCTCTTTTGATAGGGTAGAAAGGGTAGATGTCTCGCTTGTAGGGTTCCAACTTATGTTGAGTATAGTGCCAATGAGAGCAATATCAAAGTTTTTACTCATAAGTTTTTGAAGAGTAAGGAAGATAGGTCCGAAACTATAGTGGAGGATAACTCGAATCGTCCTATTTTGGTAAACAAGAATGATGTGGTGAAGTATGGAAGATGACATACGCTCGTGGAAATAGCTGGTATTGGCACATGTTGTCTTTAATTGTTAGACCTATGCAAAGCTTATGAGGTGGATATGTTTCCTTTTAAGAGAAAGTATGGTTGGGAGTAGTAGTGTTCTTTATAGTCTTATTGTGTATTGGTATTTTAACGTTTATTAGTAGATTGATGTTTATTTGTGCGATGATTATATAACTCGTATCGTTATACGGGAAGAGTTCTCTTCTACGAATCTACTAGTTGATGAGTAGAGTGACAAGCATTAACAAGTCTATATAAAACTTTGAAAGTATTaaacacttttatttatttaataatataataatattagtgATTTAATTCGAAAGATTTAAAGTTGAactatgatttaatttaataaggttaaaattataagttttttttttttttactttaaaatttttttaactttttagcttccttatattaaattaaaagattt
This DNA window, taken from Vigna radiata var. radiata cultivar VC1973A chromosome 5, Vradiata_ver6, whole genome shotgun sequence, encodes the following:
- the LOC106762022 gene encoding uncharacterized protein LOC106762022, whose amino-acid sequence is MNEDGVSSANRNLSLPKPPSSPPTPAASSAGASSPAFPANGDVRRRHRSSADSREVVDSVLQGSSVPSCRPWERGDLLRRLSTFKLAGKLPKVAGSLACAKRGWVNVGVARIECEICRAQLDFAVPSASSFEADGSSEEFSEQLDIGHKVTCPWRGNSCPESLVQFPPTSPSALIGGFKDRCDGLLQFYSLPIVSSSAIELMRVTHSPQIDHLLAQLQIQTAGELGCRAENASGTGITGEQACHPYSYAQKLISLCGWEPRWLPNVLDCEEQSAESAKNGYSSDPAKGSAADPAPSKREFSTSSRKDTGDNDVLGSEFNCESRSPLLDCSLCGATVRVWDFLTAPRPVHLTPCGIDTPQTSKKIASTRGISAASGINEWAAADGVEKERTGDRDEATTSDKRQLVSNKSLDISLRMASGPSSSPINFTSTSGHVQDAGEGKHLMIGRPSGSEVGDQTASYESQVPTARKRKLDDGGATADRPHLNVQQADSVEKTVTDRDNNEVIGSQLYSAGPSKRARHTNLLETFQLPLRNSSDVAPSHSLGVQTELDANIPNQSNPERDHAIGVMSTRDSAQASSIIAMNTVYHSSDDESMESVENFPVDANDVNFPSVDLNEASELNSSYQAQQSACFQPLLERAGGEAGVSSSNACGEVLNMEILTAHARDGPSFGISGGSVGMGASHEAEIHGTDVSVHRGDSLGDVEPIAEVIENQGPPGEFEPYHGQTGDFVPEEMSREDPQGDSQAVVSQSIARADSGSKVIASAKVESVESGEKTSCSMQMIDPDNGAHPSLSCNAVVCSAYEVSKEEVTQTGKASHIDDGAYHESGHLNTDVMGIPYRDISNGGVEFDPIKLHNDHCPWVNGDVAAAGCDNPSSSSGVVSVALCGWQLTLDALDSFQSLGHLPLQTLESESAASMCKGDRFTSSQKLLARNSYVRNHGRN